In a genomic window of Streptomyces sp. NBC_01231:
- a CDS encoding cytochrome P450: MTEQTTFSAGAAPGALPVVGHALQMMRHPVNFMTSLSAHGDLVEIKIGPTTAYVPTHPELLRHVLTNDRIFDKGGVFYDRARDIAGNGLVTCPFADHRRQRRLMQSAFTRGQLKRYAEAMHAEIEDTASRWQDGMVVDAFQEMYGMALRTVGRTLYSTPVSPELTAKVERSFDVVLNGLFRQMFLPASIRRLPLPSQRRYKSNLDFLHETTQQLINDYRHDGAERDDLLAALLASRDDDGGRLDDREIHDQVITVMAAGTETVAGTLTWVFYLLSQHPEIEAALYEEIDTVLDGRAPEWDDLPRLSLADRIISEALRLHPPAWLFTRLTASATELAGRQLPEGTTIVFSPAAVAQYEEAFDNPKKFDPDRWLPDRIAPAARHAYVPFGTGARKCIGDLYARTEATLGLATILGRWRVTCEPGMDVRPVPLATVYHPRRLRLKLSARTPRPVASSVLAPTGGDAA; this comes from the coding sequence ATGACCGAGCAGACCACCTTCTCGGCGGGAGCTGCGCCCGGGGCGCTCCCCGTCGTGGGACACGCCCTCCAGATGATGCGTCACCCCGTGAACTTCATGACCTCGCTGTCAGCCCACGGAGACCTGGTCGAGATCAAGATCGGCCCCACCACGGCCTACGTCCCGACCCACCCCGAACTGCTGCGGCACGTCCTGACCAACGACCGCATCTTCGACAAGGGCGGCGTCTTCTACGACCGCGCCCGCGACATCGCCGGCAACGGCCTGGTCACCTGCCCGTTCGCCGACCACCGCCGCCAGCGCCGGCTGATGCAGTCGGCGTTCACCCGCGGCCAGCTCAAGCGGTACGCCGAGGCCATGCACGCCGAGATCGAGGACACGGCGTCGCGCTGGCAGGACGGCATGGTCGTCGACGCCTTCCAGGAGATGTACGGCATGGCCCTGCGCACGGTCGGCCGCACCCTGTACTCCACACCCGTCAGCCCCGAGCTGACGGCGAAGGTGGAACGTTCCTTCGACGTCGTGCTCAACGGCCTGTTCCGGCAGATGTTCCTGCCGGCCTCGATCCGCCGGCTGCCCCTGCCGTCCCAGCGCCGCTACAAGAGCAACCTGGACTTCCTGCACGAGACCACCCAGCAGCTCATCAACGACTACCGCCACGACGGCGCCGAGCGTGACGATCTGCTCGCCGCGCTGCTGGCCTCCCGCGACGACGACGGCGGCCGACTCGACGACAGGGAGATCCACGACCAGGTCATCACCGTGATGGCGGCCGGCACCGAGACGGTCGCCGGCACCCTCACCTGGGTCTTCTACCTGCTCTCCCAGCACCCGGAGATCGAGGCGGCGCTGTACGAGGAGATCGACACCGTCCTCGACGGCCGCGCCCCGGAGTGGGACGACCTGCCCCGCCTCTCCCTGGCCGACCGGATCATCTCCGAAGCACTCCGACTGCACCCGCCGGCCTGGCTGTTCACCCGGCTCACCGCCTCTGCGACCGAACTGGCGGGCCGCCAGCTGCCCGAGGGCACGACCATCGTCTTCAGCCCCGCCGCGGTGGCCCAGTACGAGGAAGCCTTCGACAACCCCAAGAAGTTCGACCCCGACCGCTGGCTTCCGGACCGTATCGCGCCGGCCGCCCGCCACGCCTACGTGCCGTTCGGCACCGGCGCCCGCAAGTGCATCGGCGACCTCTACGCACGCACCGAGGCCACCCTGGGGCTCGCCACCATCCTCGGCCGCTGGCGGGTCACCTGCGAGCCCGGCATGGACGTCCGCCCGGTCCCGCTGGCCACCGTCTACCACCCGCGCCGGCTGCGCCTGAAGCTGTCCGCGCGCACCCCGCGCCCCGTGGCGTCCTCCGTACTGGCACCGACCGGAGGTGACGCCGCATGA
- a CDS encoding terpene synthase family protein encodes MPQDVHFHIPLPGRQSPDHARAEAEQLAWPRSLGLIKSEAAAERHLRGGYADLASRFYPHATGADLDLGVDLMSWFFLFDDLFDGPRGENPEEAKHLTDAVAAALDGPLPASAPPIAHGFADIWRRTCEGMTPAWCARSARHWRNYFDGYIDEAESRFCDTPADSAAQYLAMRRHTIGVQPTVDLAERAGRFEVPHPVFDSAVLSAMLQIAVDVNLMLNDIASLEKEEARGEQNNMVLILRRENGWSKNRSISHIQGEVHARLEQFLLLESCLPKVSEIYRLDTGEREALERYRTDAVRPVIRGSYDWHRSSGRYDAEFAVAASSQGYLEELGSSAR; translated from the coding sequence ATGCCCCAGGATGTCCACTTCCACATACCCCTGCCGGGTCGGCAGAGCCCCGACCACGCCCGGGCCGAGGCCGAGCAGCTGGCGTGGCCGCGCTCGCTCGGTCTGATCAAGTCCGAAGCGGCGGCCGAGCGTCATCTGCGCGGCGGCTACGCCGACCTGGCCTCCCGCTTCTACCCGCACGCCACCGGCGCCGACCTGGACCTGGGCGTCGACCTGATGTCATGGTTCTTCCTCTTCGACGACCTCTTCGACGGTCCGCGCGGCGAGAACCCCGAGGAGGCGAAGCACCTCACCGACGCGGTGGCGGCCGCACTGGACGGTCCTCTGCCCGCCTCGGCGCCCCCGATCGCCCACGGGTTCGCCGACATCTGGCGGCGCACCTGCGAGGGCATGACGCCCGCCTGGTGCGCGCGCAGCGCCCGGCACTGGCGGAACTACTTCGACGGGTACATCGACGAGGCCGAGAGCCGGTTCTGCGACACGCCGGCCGACTCCGCCGCGCAGTACCTCGCCATGCGGCGGCACACCATCGGTGTGCAGCCGACGGTGGACCTCGCCGAGCGCGCGGGCCGCTTCGAGGTGCCGCACCCGGTCTTCGACAGCGCCGTGCTGTCCGCGATGCTCCAGATCGCCGTCGACGTCAACCTGATGCTCAACGACATCGCCTCCCTGGAGAAGGAGGAGGCCCGCGGCGAGCAGAACAACATGGTCCTGATCCTGCGCCGCGAGAACGGCTGGTCCAAGAACCGCAGCATCTCCCACATCCAGGGCGAGGTGCACGCCCGGCTCGAACAGTTCCTGCTGCTGGAGTCCTGCCTGCCGAAGGTCAGCGAGATCTACCGGCTCGACACCGGCGAGCGCGAGGCACTGGAGCGATACCGCACGGACGCGGTACGCCCGGTGATCCGCGGGTCCTACGACTGGCACCGCTCCTCGGGCCGCTACGACGCCGAGTTCGCGGTTGCCGCCAGCTCCCAGGGCTATCTGGAGGAACTCGGCAGCAGCGCCCGCTAG
- a CDS encoding MFS transporter produces the protein MTKREGLPPLKEPTATPVPSAVTEPAAARLSGIALMVVLTGYVLSIVDASIVNVALNSISDDLHGGPAALELVVSGYGLTYALGLVLGGRLGDAFGRRRLYAYGLAAFTVTSALCGLAPTIEFLVAARLLQGAAAAMLVPQVLATIQAVTVGQARARAIGMYGATAGVGMVVGQILGGLLVSLDIAGIGWRMVFVINVPIGVAALLAVRRVPATRADAKPGFDPLGTVLFGVTMVCLLAVVVAGPDLGWPLWLWSLLAVAAVGALALARVERGLEARGGSPLLSPSVLSHPGMRRGLAAMVPFSAGFGAFLFVYALIAQGHFGFGGLASGAGMAPFAVAFFVVAQFTPRIAAALGGRIVTLGTVVQGASLLLLALVLRLGWPHPSLALVLVGIGFFGAGAALIGPTLFRMILADVPSAQAGMGSGVLVTSQQMATALGATVGGTLYISLAGSLSTVSAAVLVLALLMCFLVIVLVISLKLPDPS, from the coding sequence ATGACGAAACGCGAGGGCCTCCCCCCTCTGAAGGAGCCCACCGCGACACCGGTTCCCTCGGCCGTCACGGAACCGGCCGCCGCGAGGCTCAGTGGCATCGCCCTCATGGTGGTGCTCACCGGATACGTCTTGTCCATCGTGGACGCCTCCATCGTCAATGTGGCGCTGAACTCGATCAGTGACGACCTCCACGGCGGCCCCGCCGCACTGGAGCTGGTGGTGTCCGGCTACGGCCTCACCTACGCCCTCGGCCTGGTGCTGGGCGGACGGCTGGGCGACGCCTTCGGCCGACGGCGCCTGTACGCCTACGGGCTCGCGGCGTTCACCGTCACCTCGGCGCTGTGCGGACTCGCCCCGACCATCGAGTTCCTCGTCGCGGCCCGGCTGTTGCAGGGCGCCGCCGCCGCCATGCTCGTACCGCAGGTGCTGGCGACGATCCAGGCGGTCACCGTGGGCCAGGCGCGCGCCCGTGCGATCGGCATGTACGGCGCGACCGCGGGCGTCGGCATGGTCGTCGGGCAGATCCTGGGCGGGCTGTTGGTCTCGCTGGACATCGCCGGGATCGGCTGGCGGATGGTCTTCGTGATCAATGTGCCGATCGGAGTGGCCGCGCTGCTGGCGGTCCGGCGCGTCCCCGCGACCAGGGCCGACGCGAAGCCGGGCTTCGACCCTCTGGGCACCGTGCTGTTCGGTGTCACCATGGTCTGCCTCCTGGCCGTGGTCGTGGCGGGACCCGACCTGGGCTGGCCGCTGTGGCTGTGGTCGTTGCTCGCGGTCGCCGCGGTGGGAGCGCTGGCGCTGGCGCGGGTCGAACGCGGGCTGGAGGCGCGGGGGGGCTCACCGCTGCTGTCCCCGTCGGTGCTGTCCCATCCGGGGATGCGCAGAGGGCTGGCGGCGATGGTGCCGTTCTCGGCCGGCTTCGGCGCCTTCCTGTTCGTCTACGCGCTGATCGCGCAGGGTCACTTCGGCTTCGGCGGGCTCGCCTCCGGGGCGGGGATGGCGCCGTTCGCCGTGGCGTTCTTCGTGGTGGCGCAGTTCACCCCGAGGATCGCGGCGGCCCTGGGCGGCCGGATCGTCACCCTGGGCACCGTCGTCCAGGGCGCGAGCCTGCTGCTGCTGGCGCTGGTGCTCCGGCTGGGCTGGCCGCATCCCTCCCTGGCGCTCGTGCTCGTCGGGATCGGCTTCTTCGGCGCAGGCGCGGCGCTGATCGGCCCGACGCTGTTCCGGATGATCCTCGCCGACGTACCCTCCGCGCAGGCCGGCATGGGCAGCGGTGTGCTGGTGACCAGCCAGCAGATGGCGACCGCGCTGGGCGCGACCGTCGGCGGAACCCTCTACATCTCCCTGGCCGGTTCGCTGTCGACGGTGTCGGCGGCCGTGCTCGTTCTCGCCCTGTTGATGTGTTTCTTAGTGATCGTTCTCGTGATCAGCCTGAAGCTCCCCGACCCCAGCTGA
- a CDS encoding TauD/TfdA family dioxygenase — protein MDVTPIPGAALGAVVHGAHITGDMDKTQFEEIWAALDTHLVLVFRGHETPSYKEFLAFGRRFGYIPKTGLTSGAHPDHNEILIVSNLVEDGRKIGVGDAEWMGWHTDYSFRPRVSQVGFLEAVEVPSSGGGETLFTDMYALYESLSPEERRRLHSHRVRHALRTGYEETIEEELQGEVSLGESAARIQPEDGTSTIHPLIARNPRTGRQSVYISTLNTKRIVDLAPDESRKLLDELLSHAGKPQYTYAHAWQPGDIVMWDQLGTVHAKQAFDPDERRVMRQVVSIFDDPTGPWRAEVAA, from the coding sequence ATGGATGTAACGCCGATACCCGGTGCCGCTCTCGGCGCCGTCGTGCACGGCGCCCATATCACCGGCGACATGGACAAGACCCAGTTCGAGGAGATCTGGGCGGCGCTCGACACCCATCTCGTACTCGTCTTCCGCGGCCACGAGACCCCCTCCTACAAGGAGTTCCTGGCCTTCGGCCGCCGCTTCGGGTACATCCCGAAGACCGGTCTGACCAGCGGTGCCCACCCCGACCACAACGAGATCCTGATCGTCTCCAACCTGGTGGAGGACGGCCGCAAGATCGGCGTCGGCGACGCCGAGTGGATGGGCTGGCACACCGACTACTCCTTCCGCCCCCGCGTCTCCCAGGTCGGCTTCCTGGAGGCCGTGGAAGTGCCGTCCTCCGGCGGCGGGGAGACCCTCTTCACCGACATGTACGCCCTGTACGAGTCGCTGTCGCCCGAGGAGCGCCGGCGTCTGCACTCCCACCGGGTCCGCCACGCCTTGCGCACCGGGTACGAGGAGACCATCGAGGAGGAGCTCCAGGGCGAGGTGTCCCTCGGCGAGAGCGCCGCGCGGATCCAGCCCGAGGACGGCACCTCCACCATCCACCCGCTGATCGCCCGCAATCCGCGCACCGGCCGCCAGTCGGTCTACATCAGTACCCTGAACACCAAGCGGATCGTGGACCTCGCCCCCGACGAAAGCCGCAAGCTGCTCGACGAACTGCTGTCGCACGCGGGCAAGCCCCAGTACACCTACGCCCACGCCTGGCAGCCCGGGGACATCGTCATGTGGGACCAGCTCGGCACCGTCCACGCCAAGCAGGCCTTCGACCCGGACGAACGGCGCGTCATGCGCCAGGTCGTCAGCATCTTCGACGATCCGACCGGCCCCTGGCGCGCGGAGGTCGCCGCATGA
- a CDS encoding NAD(P)/FAD-dependent oxidoreductase → MARAESDDRSDETLTIDLEAVREKYRQERDKRSVGRTYRFARGDFSRYARDPYTERQEREPLTDEVDVAVVGAGIGGLLTGAHLRKETGLERIRLIDEAGDVGGTWYWNRFPGVRCDVESYVYMPLLEEIGTIPTEKYSTGPEIFAHLQQIAHRYDLYRDALFQTTVTELRWDEAAGKWLVSTDRGDLIRARYVAMSIGLMHRPKLPGLPGLETFAGHSFHTSRWDFDYTGGDSTGGLTKLKDKKVGVIGTGSTTIQLAPHLAEWAEQLVLFQRTPAAVDVRGNRPTPSDWADTLEPGWQQHRMENFHALTSGLPQDEDLVQDRWTQTTAKLAAAILPTGDTGGDPKERALAAERADFLKMEELRARIDSVVTDPATAAALKPYYRVYCKRPCFHDGYLQTFNRPNVTLVDTQGQGVERLTPAGVVANGREYPVDCLVFATGYEHEFAVPYTDRAGYDIVGRDGVKLSEKWADGAHTLHGLQVNGFPNCFILSKVQAGRHVNIAYMLGEQTRHLAHIVKSVEERGHQVVEASEAGEKEWVEEILRLATNDLDFLENCTPGLYNNEGDPSGLPLLNSSYGGGSVEFVNILRRWREAGDLAGLELR, encoded by the coding sequence GTGGCCCGCGCCGAAAGCGACGACCGTAGCGATGAAACGCTGACCATCGATCTGGAAGCGGTGAGGGAGAAATACCGGCAGGAGCGCGACAAGCGCAGCGTCGGCCGCACCTACCGGTTCGCGCGCGGTGACTTCAGCCGCTACGCGCGAGACCCCTACACCGAGCGGCAGGAGCGCGAGCCGCTCACCGACGAGGTGGACGTCGCCGTCGTCGGCGCCGGCATCGGCGGCCTGCTGACCGGCGCCCATCTGCGCAAGGAGACCGGCCTTGAGCGCATCCGGCTGATCGACGAGGCCGGCGATGTCGGCGGCACCTGGTACTGGAACCGCTTCCCAGGCGTCCGGTGCGACGTCGAGAGCTACGTCTACATGCCGCTGCTCGAAGAGATCGGCACGATACCCACCGAGAAGTACTCCACCGGGCCCGAGATCTTCGCCCACCTCCAGCAGATCGCCCACAGGTACGACCTCTACCGCGACGCCCTCTTCCAGACCACCGTCACCGAGCTGCGCTGGGACGAGGCCGCCGGGAAGTGGCTGGTGAGCACCGACCGCGGCGATCTGATCCGGGCCCGGTACGTGGCCATGTCGATCGGTCTGATGCACCGCCCCAAACTCCCCGGGCTGCCGGGCCTGGAGACGTTCGCCGGGCACTCCTTCCACACCAGCCGCTGGGACTTCGACTACACCGGCGGCGACAGCACCGGCGGACTGACCAAGCTGAAGGACAAGAAGGTCGGCGTCATCGGCACCGGCTCGACGACCATCCAGCTCGCCCCGCACCTCGCCGAGTGGGCCGAGCAGCTCGTCCTCTTCCAGCGCACCCCGGCCGCCGTCGACGTCCGCGGCAACCGGCCCACCCCGTCCGACTGGGCGGACACCCTCGAACCGGGCTGGCAGCAGCACCGGATGGAGAACTTCCACGCGCTGACCTCCGGCCTCCCGCAGGACGAGGACCTGGTCCAGGACCGCTGGACCCAGACCACGGCCAAGCTGGCCGCCGCGATCCTGCCCACCGGCGACACCGGGGGCGACCCGAAGGAGCGGGCGCTCGCGGCCGAGCGGGCGGACTTCCTCAAGATGGAGGAGCTGCGCGCCCGCATCGACAGTGTCGTCACCGACCCCGCGACCGCCGCAGCCCTCAAGCCGTACTACCGCGTGTACTGCAAGCGGCCGTGCTTCCACGACGGCTACCTCCAGACCTTCAACCGGCCCAACGTGACCCTGGTCGACACCCAGGGGCAGGGCGTGGAGCGGCTCACCCCGGCCGGGGTGGTCGCGAACGGCCGGGAGTACCCGGTCGACTGCCTGGTCTTCGCCACCGGCTACGAGCACGAGTTCGCCGTCCCGTACACCGACCGCGCCGGCTACGACATCGTCGGCCGCGACGGCGTGAAGCTGTCGGAGAAGTGGGCGGACGGGGCCCACACCCTTCACGGACTCCAGGTGAATGGTTTCCCCAACTGCTTCATCCTGTCGAAGGTCCAGGCCGGCCGGCACGTCAACATCGCCTACATGCTGGGCGAGCAGACCCGGCACCTCGCGCACATCGTCAAGTCCGTCGAGGAGCGCGGCCACCAGGTCGTGGAAGCCTCCGAGGCCGGCGAGAAGGAATGGGTCGAGGAGATCCTGCGGCTCGCCACCAACGACCTCGACTTCCTGGAGAACTGCACGCCCGGCCTCTACAACAACGAGGGCGACCCGAGCGGACTGCCCCTGCTCAACTCCAGCTACGGCGGCGGCTCGGTGGAGTTCGTGAACATCCTCAGGCGCTGGCGCGAGGCGGGCGACCTCGCCGGCCTCGAACTGCGCTGA
- a CDS encoding SDR family NAD(P)-dependent oxidoreductase, translating to MQLQTRTAVVTGAASGIGLALSARFARDGAGVVMADVEGDALHRRAAELTAQGAQVTAVTADLTDPDAVEGLADTAFDLLGDIDVVCNNAGVLGPVGQPLWEVPLERMRQVFEVNHWAHVLVARAFVPRLLERGRPAHLIHTASMSAFVVGAGSAAYAASKHADLAVARSLRADLRGTGVRVSVLCPGRVDTPMVQGLTAPRGAGGDISVSAEDVAGLVWEALGSDRFYLFSNSDAPLRLRGQFDDVWRHVSLPPPSPEEELWPAPKATTVAMKR from the coding sequence GTGCAGTTACAGACAAGGACGGCCGTGGTGACCGGCGCGGCCAGCGGCATCGGCCTCGCCCTCAGCGCCCGCTTCGCACGGGACGGCGCCGGCGTGGTCATGGCGGACGTCGAAGGCGACGCACTGCACCGGCGGGCCGCCGAACTCACCGCACAGGGCGCTCAGGTCACCGCCGTGACCGCAGACCTGACCGACCCGGACGCCGTTGAAGGGCTCGCGGACACGGCGTTCGACCTGCTCGGCGACATCGACGTGGTGTGCAACAACGCAGGGGTCCTCGGCCCCGTGGGACAGCCCCTGTGGGAGGTGCCGCTGGAGCGGATGCGGCAGGTCTTCGAGGTGAACCACTGGGCGCACGTCCTGGTGGCCCGCGCCTTCGTCCCCCGGCTCCTGGAGCGCGGCCGGCCCGCCCATCTGATCCACACCGCCTCGATGTCCGCCTTCGTCGTCGGCGCGGGCAGCGCCGCCTACGCCGCCTCCAAGCACGCCGACCTCGCGGTCGCCCGCAGTCTCCGTGCCGATCTGCGGGGCACCGGGGTCCGGGTGTCGGTGCTGTGCCCCGGCCGGGTCGACACCCCCATGGTCCAAGGGCTGACGGCCCCGCGCGGCGCGGGCGGCGACATCTCGGTGAGCGCCGAGGACGTCGCCGGACTCGTGTGGGAGGCCCTCGGCTCCGACCGCTTCTATCTCTTCAGCAACTCCGACGCCCCGCTGCGGCTGCGCGGTCAGTTCGACGACGTGTGGCGTCATGTTTCCCTTCCGCCCCCTTCCCCCGAGGAGGAGCTGTGGCCCGCGCCGAAAGCGACGACCGTAGCGATGAAACGCTGA
- a CDS encoding polyprenyl synthetase family protein has product MSTAPACLSHSRGTITPALRAAVDRLDHRSRHQAAYHFGWITAGGAPTSADAGKAVRPALALLSAEAVGAPPEVALPGAVAVELVHNFSLVHDDLMDGDEERRHRRTVWKLWGASSAILTGDAMLALAQEVLLDTGLPTAAPAARLLARTTRHLIRGQVQDLVFEQRSHVTVEECVDMAAGKTGALLSASAAIGAVLAGAPEATVDALALYGDQAGVAFQLVDDVLGIWGDPAVTGKSVHSDLRSRKKSLPVSHALNQDGPLSDELAAWLTAPGEPDEEELRRVADLIEGAGGRDWALAEAARRMALAEDALRGVELDAGARDELLALGRFVVDREV; this is encoded by the coding sequence ATGAGCACCGCTCCCGCCTGCCTCAGCCACAGCCGGGGCACGATCACCCCGGCACTGCGCGCCGCCGTCGACCGGCTCGACCACCGCTCACGTCACCAGGCGGCCTACCACTTCGGCTGGATCACCGCCGGCGGCGCGCCCACCAGCGCTGACGCCGGCAAGGCCGTACGGCCGGCGCTCGCGCTGCTGTCGGCCGAGGCGGTCGGCGCACCGCCGGAGGTCGCTCTGCCCGGCGCCGTCGCCGTGGAGCTCGTGCACAACTTCTCCCTGGTGCACGACGATCTGATGGACGGCGACGAGGAGCGCCGCCACCGGCGCACGGTGTGGAAGCTGTGGGGTGCCTCCAGCGCGATCCTGACCGGTGACGCGATGCTGGCGCTGGCCCAGGAGGTGCTGCTGGACACCGGACTGCCGACGGCGGCACCCGCCGCCCGGCTGCTGGCGCGCACCACCCGGCACCTGATCCGCGGCCAGGTCCAGGACCTGGTCTTCGAACAGCGCTCGCACGTCACGGTCGAGGAGTGCGTCGACATGGCCGCCGGCAAGACCGGCGCGCTGCTGTCGGCGAGCGCCGCGATCGGCGCCGTCCTCGCCGGGGCACCGGAGGCGACGGTGGACGCGCTGGCGCTCTACGGCGACCAGGCCGGCGTCGCCTTCCAGCTCGTCGACGACGTTCTCGGCATCTGGGGCGACCCGGCCGTCACCGGCAAGTCGGTCCACTCCGATCTGCGCTCCCGCAAGAAGTCCCTGCCGGTGAGCCACGCACTGAACCAGGACGGCCCGCTCAGCGACGAGCTGGCCGCCTGGCTCACCGCCCCCGGCGAACCCGACGAGGAGGAACTGCGGCGCGTGGCCGACCTGATCGAGGGCGCCGGCGGCCGGGACTGGGCGCTGGCCGAGGCCGCCCGGCGGATGGCGCTGGCCGAGGACGCGCTGCGCGGTGTCGAGCTGGACGCCGGCGCGCGGGACGAACTCCTCGCGCTCGGGCGGTTCGTCGTCGACCGCGAGGTCTGA
- a CDS encoding 4-hydroxy-3-methylbut-2-enyl diphosphate reductase → MTGSVVLAQPRGFCAGVRRAIGIVERALDLHGAPVYVRKEIVHNHYIVSELKKRGAVFVDSEDEVPEGAVCVFSAHGVSPGVRSSAVERQLEVIDATCPLVSKVHQEAVRFARDGRTILLVGHEGHEEVEGVLGEAPDRIVVIETEEDVRRLGLPDDTPVAVLTQTTLSFDETAKVVEALRARFTDLITPGDDDICYASQNRQNAVKDLARRNDLVLVIGSRNSSNSLRMVEVAREHGAAAHLVPDASHLEQTWLEGVSAIGISSGASAPEILVDGLVTRLAELDFDRVELQQGIAEDVVFSMPGRLADPVSGRVPQTPLAGEAVSSPGVTR, encoded by the coding sequence ATGACGGGCAGCGTCGTCCTGGCACAGCCGCGAGGTTTCTGCGCGGGCGTGCGGCGCGCCATCGGCATTGTCGAGCGGGCACTGGACCTGCACGGAGCGCCGGTGTACGTGCGCAAGGAGATCGTGCACAACCACTACATCGTCTCGGAACTCAAGAAGCGCGGCGCGGTCTTCGTCGACAGCGAGGACGAGGTCCCCGAGGGCGCGGTCTGCGTGTTCTCCGCACACGGCGTCTCTCCCGGTGTGCGGTCCTCCGCCGTCGAACGGCAGCTCGAAGTCATCGACGCCACCTGCCCGCTGGTCTCCAAGGTGCACCAGGAGGCGGTGCGCTTCGCCCGAGACGGCCGGACCATCCTCCTGGTCGGGCACGAGGGACACGAGGAGGTCGAGGGCGTCCTCGGCGAGGCCCCCGACCGTATCGTCGTCATCGAGACCGAGGAGGACGTACGGCGGCTCGGTCTGCCCGACGACACCCCGGTGGCGGTTCTCACCCAGACCACCCTGTCGTTCGACGAGACCGCGAAGGTCGTCGAGGCGCTTCGCGCCCGCTTCACGGACCTGATCACCCCGGGCGACGACGACATCTGCTACGCGAGCCAGAACCGGCAGAACGCCGTCAAGGACCTGGCGCGCCGCAACGACCTGGTCCTCGTCATCGGCTCACGCAACTCCAGCAACTCGCTGCGCATGGTCGAGGTGGCACGGGAACACGGGGCCGCGGCGCATCTCGTGCCCGACGCGAGCCATCTCGAACAGACATGGCTGGAAGGGGTCTCGGCCATCGGCATCAGCTCGGGGGCCAGCGCCCCGGAAATCCTGGTCGACGGTCTCGTCACCAGGCTGGCCGAGCTCGATTTCGACCGGGTCGAGCTTCAGCAGGGCATCGCCGAGGACGTCGTGTTCTCCATGCCCGGACGCCTGGCCGACCCGGTCAGCGGCCGGGTGCCGCAGACACCGCTGGCCGGTGAGGCCGTGTCCTCACCCGGTGTGACGCGATGA
- a CDS encoding phytanoyl-CoA dioxygenase family protein: MTDTFSDYVDCTPLLDDREALDRFYDEHGYLYLRGVLDRDLVRAAAEQMLEGLIALGHAAPGTTLDTLTIESFEAVDERAMHGYVKYDDLWNHPSTLKVWEKVFGEPVFVFKSTTIRYYPSGAGSPAPSFLTPLHQDGYYIGPNKDFRTAWIPLLATTRDIGGVALADGSHKKGPREHVATENHRRFGHAMRGIPAEEFGADEQQLLSPMEPGDVIIFHAFMCHKSIPNVSVNPAGMRMSMDTRIQPASSHRGFNALTPWAESAKDPSKGLVAKLSGTPATSE, from the coding sequence ATGACGGACACTTTCAGCGACTACGTCGACTGCACGCCTCTTCTCGACGACCGTGAGGCCCTCGACCGGTTCTACGACGAGCACGGCTACCTCTATCTGCGCGGCGTTCTGGACCGTGATCTCGTGCGGGCCGCCGCCGAGCAGATGCTCGAGGGCCTGATAGCACTCGGCCACGCCGCCCCCGGCACCACGCTCGACACCCTCACCATCGAGTCGTTCGAGGCGGTCGACGAGCGGGCGATGCACGGCTACGTCAAGTACGACGACCTGTGGAACCACCCCTCGACCCTCAAGGTCTGGGAGAAGGTCTTCGGCGAGCCCGTCTTCGTCTTCAAGTCGACGACGATCCGCTACTACCCCTCCGGCGCGGGCTCCCCGGCGCCGAGCTTCCTGACGCCGCTGCACCAGGACGGCTACTACATCGGCCCGAACAAGGACTTCCGCACCGCCTGGATTCCGCTGCTCGCGACGACCCGCGACATAGGCGGTGTCGCCCTCGCCGACGGCAGCCACAAGAAGGGCCCGCGCGAGCACGTCGCCACGGAGAACCACCGCCGCTTCGGCCACGCCATGCGCGGTATCCCGGCGGAGGAGTTCGGTGCGGACGAGCAGCAGCTGCTCTCGCCCATGGAACCGGGCGACGTGATCATCTTCCACGCCTTCATGTGTCACAAGTCCATCCCGAACGTCTCGGTGAACCCGGCCGGCATGCGGATGTCGATGGACACCCGCATCCAGCCCGCCTCCTCGCACCGCGGGTTCAACGCCCTGACCCCCTGGGCGGAGTCCGCGAAGGACCCCTCCAAGGGACTCGTCGCGAAGCTCTCCGGCACCCCCGCCACCAGCGAGTGA